In Plasmodium vinckei vinckei genome assembly, chromosome: PVVCY_01, one DNA window encodes the following:
- a CDS encoding translation initiation factor IF-2, putative, whose protein sequence is MSKNKKGKKKEDLDAILAELGIEEKREDQVQENEGKQGEEENAQISKSKKRKEKLKQKKEQSKLKENDAGVAEPEVVKEEPKGEEKDGEEGENNEASKAKKKKKKKKDKETKPETGISAAAKAAAERLRLLKEYEEKQKEEERRKREEEEERIRKEEEEKEKKRLARLEKKMQLKKEGKLLSAKAKEEKKKRELYLQTLKESGMLIEPKEKVKAEIINLDLNKAKLLLKKKKNKQASGGGNNANADDKNKEVKEKENKDKESDNAEKEEEKEVVLDDWEDFLNMDDDDKKKNEKNNTDPKSKENKQNQIVKKGSATDKKGKKQKNNKNSEHNEDKDNDKTDDEEDMYRSSIVCILGHVDTGKTKLLDKLRHTNVQDNEAGGITQQIGATFFPKDILDKEIKKIDGTIKCLSKGIMIIDTPGHESFYNLRKRGSSLCDIAILVIDLMHGLEQQTKESIQILKQRNCPFVIALNKIDRLYMWEQSAWEPFNNTFKKQKEYVKEEFNNRLQTILNELSEQGLNCQLYWENKNPRKYVSIVPTSAITGEGIADLIMVLVKLTQSFMLKNIEYNKKLECTVLEVKNIEGLGTTIDVILTNGVLKESDTLVLCGMNGPIVTVARALLTPQPLKELRIKNEYIHHKTIKACIGVKISANGLEEVLCGTSLFVANNNDEIEEYKKKVMTDVSDVFNHVDKSGVGLYVMASTLGSLEALLIFLNDSKIPVFSVNIGTVQKKDVKKASIMREKGKPEYSVILAFDVKIDPEAEKEAQILGVEIMQKDIIYHLFDAFTAYLKKIEDEKKQSKMADAIFPCEVSIISDCVFNKKDPIVVGVKIEAGILKIGTPLYIPEKNLKIGNVVSIESNKKSCSKAKKGEEVCVKIAGEPNVTYGRHFDFNQKIYSKITRESIDVLKQYFRNELTMDDWRLVVQLKKILNIL, encoded by the coding sequence AtgagtaaaaataaaaaagggaaaaagAAGGAAGACTTAGATGCTATTTTAGCAGAATTAGGGattgaagaaaaaagagAAGATCAAGTTCAAGAAAATGAAGGAAAACAAGGGgaagaagaaaatgcaCAAATATCGAAAtccaaaaaaagaaaagaaaagttgaaacaaaaaaaagaacaaagtaaattaaaagaaaatgatgcAGGGGTAGCAGAACCTGAAGTTGTTAAAGAAGAACCAAAGGGTGAAGAAAAAGATGGTGAAGAAggagaaaataatgaagcAAGTAaagctaaaaaaaaaaaaaaaaaaaaaaaagataaagaaaCAAAACCAGAGACTGGTATATCAGCTGCAGCAAAAGCAGCTGCTGAAAGATTAAGACTTTTAAAGGAGTatgaagaaaaacaaaaagaagaagaacGAAGAAAAAGGGAAGAAGAGGAAGAAAGAATTCgaaaagaagaagaagaaaaagaaaaaaaaagattagctagattagaaaaaaaaatgcaattaaaaaaagaagggAAATTATTAAGTGCAAAAGctaaagaagaaaaaaaaaaaagagaattatatttacaaacaTTAAAAGAATCTGGAATGTTAATAGAACCTAAAGAAAAAGTAAAAGCAGAAATTATAAATCTAGATTTAAATAAagcaaaattattattaaaaaaaaaaaaaaataaacaagcTTCAGGAGGTGGAAATAATGCTAATGCTGatgacaaaaataaagaagttaaagaaaaagaaaataaagataaagaAAGTGATAATGcagaaaaagaagaagaaaaagaagTTGTTTTAGATGATTGGGAAGATTTTCTAAATATGGATGATGAcgataagaaaaaaaatgaaaaaaataatactgaCCCAAAATCAAAGGAAAATAAGCAAAACCAAATTGTGAAAAAGGGATCTGCAACtgataaaaaaggaaaaaaacaaaaaaataataaaaatagtgagcataatgaagataaagataatgataaaacaGATGATGAAGAAGACATGTATAGATCATCTATTGTTTGTATTCTTGGTCATGTAGATACaggaaaaacaaaattattagaCAAATTGAGACATACAAATGTACAGGATAATGAAGCAGGAGGTATTACTCAACAAATTGGAGCAACATTTTTCCCTAAAGATATATtagataaagaaataaaaaaaatagatggTACAATTAAATGTTTATCAAAGGGTATTATGATTATTGATACACCAGGACATGAATCATTTTATAATCTAAGAAAAAGAGGATCATCTTTATGTGATATAGCAATTTTAGTTATTGATTTAATGCATGGATTAGAACAACAAACAAAAGAATCTATTCAAATATTGAAACAAAGAAATTGTCCTTTTGTCATtgcattaaataaaatagataGATTATATATGTGGGAGCAAAGTGCTTGGGAAccatttaataatacatttaaaaaacagAAAGAATATGTTAAAGaagaatttaataatagatTACAAACTATACTAAATGAATTGTCTGAACAAGGATTAAATTGCCAATTATATTGGGAGAATAAAAATCCAAGGAAATATGTATCTATTGTTCCGACAAGTGCAATAACAGGTGAAGGAATAGCAGATCTAATTATGGTTTTAGTCAAATTAACTCAAAGTtttatgttaaaaaatattgaatataataagaaGTTAGAATGTACAGTTTTAGaagttaaaaatattgaaggGTTAGGTACAACAATAGATGTAATACTAACTAATGGTGTTTTAAAAGAATCAGATACACTTGTTTTATGTGGCATGAATGGCCCTATAGTTACTGTAGCTAGAGCATTACTAACTCCTCAACCTTTAAAAGaattaagaataaaaaatgaatatattcatCACAAAACTATTAAAGCATGTATTGGTGTTAAAATATCAGCAAATGGTTTGGAAGAAGTTTTATGTGGTACATCATTATTTGTagctaataataatgacgagattgaagaatataaaaaaaaagttatgaCAGATGTATCAGATGTTTTTAATCATGTTGATAAGTCTGGTGTTGGTTTATATGTTATGGCTAGCACATTAGGTTCTTTAGAAGCtttacttatatttttaaatgattcAAAAATTCCAGTTTTTTCAGTAAATATAGGTACAgttcaaaaaaaagatgtAAAAAAAGCTAGCATTATGAGAGAAAAAGGAAAACCTGAATATTCAGTTATTTTAGCATTTGATGTTAAGATCGATCCAGAAGCAGAAAAAGAAGCACAAATATTAGGAGTAGAAATTATGCAAaaagatattatatatcatttatttgatgCATTTActgcatatttaaaaaaaattgaagatgaaaaaaaacaaagtaAAATGGCTGATGCTATTTTCCCTTGTGAAGTATCTATTATAAGTGATTGTgtgtttaataaaaaagatccTATTGTTGTTGGTGTTAAAATTGAAGCTGGTATTCTAAAAATAGGTACtcctttatatataccaGAAAAAAATCTAAAAATCGGGAATGTTGTAAGTATTGAatctaataaaaaaagttgtaGTAAAGCAAAGAAAGGAGAAGAAGTTTGTGTAAAAATAGCTGGAGAACCAAATGTGACATATGGCCGTCATTTTGATtttaatcaaaaaatatacagtAAAATTACAAGAGAAAGTATTGATGTTTTAAAGCAGTACTTCAGGAACGAACTTACAATGGACGACTGGCGTTTAGTTGTGCAGCTTAAAAAGATCCTGAACATTTTATAG